Proteins encoded together in one Deltaproteobacteria bacterium window:
- the zapB gene encoding cell division protein ZapB → MTKEIDTLGVLEEKITQLVEAYASLKTEKTALAEKLGQKETELKGLREKVVFFSEERETAKKKVENLLNRIDHIISPSKQA, encoded by the coding sequence ATGACCAAAGAAATTGATACGCTTGGAGTTTTGGAGGAAAAGATTACCCAGTTGGTGGAAGCCTATGCCTCTCTGAAAACTGAGAAAACAGCCTTGGCCGAAAAACTGGGACAAAAGGAAACGGAGTTAAAAGGACTGAGGGAGAAAGTTGTGTTTTTTTCCGAAGAACGGGAGACGGCTAAAAAAAAGGTAGAAAATTTACTGAACCGGATTGACCACATTATCTCCCCCAGCAAGCAGGCTTGA
- a CDS encoding ATP-binding protein, translated as MQDLSMHILDIVQNSLAAGATRVDIRIREALAEDLLMIEVRDNGRGISQEVLSRVMDPFFTSRTTREVGLGLSLFKEATERTGGYLEVHSEEGKGTWVIARFRLDHFDRAPLGDMGETLGVLISGNPEVDFFYEHRVDGQIYFLETREMREILGPVGLDDPSVLDFVRQGIQIGLKKIGAATFPKVMEVLR; from the coding sequence ATGCAAGACCTCTCCATGCATATTTTGGATATCGTCCAGAATTCCCTGGCTGCGGGGGCAACACGAGTCGATATCAGGATCCGCGAGGCTTTGGCGGAAGATCTTTTGATGATCGAAGTGAGAGACAACGGCCGGGGAATCTCTCAGGAGGTTTTGTCGCGAGTGATGGATCCCTTCTTCACTTCACGAACAACCCGGGAAGTTGGTTTAGGCCTTTCCTTGTTCAAGGAGGCTACCGAGCGTACGGGGGGGTATCTGGAGGTCCATTCCGAAGAAGGGAAGGGAACGTGGGTAATTGCCCGGTTTCGTCTTGATCATTTTGACCGGGCTCCACTGGGTGATATGGGGGAAACCCTGGGCGTTCTCATCTCCGGCAACCCGGAGGTGGACTTCTTTTATGAACATCGGGTGGATGGTCAAATTTACTTCCTGGAGACCCGGGAGATGCGAGAGATTCTCGGGCCAGTCGGCCTGGATGACCCGTCGGTATTAGATTTTGTGCGGCAGGGTATTCAGATCGGATTGAAAAAGATTGGGGCGGCTACCTTTCCCAAAGTTATGGAGGTGTTGAGGTGA
- a CDS encoding DRTGG domain-containing protein produces MKLKDLAGHLEWELMTRNVPVEAEVKTGYASDLLSDVLANSIEGDLWVTRQTHLNIVAIAVMRDLSGILLANGAKPDPDTIEKAVEKMVPIFRTHLPTFEVVGRLYQLRISGER; encoded by the coding sequence ATGAAACTAAAAGATTTAGCAGGACATTTGGAGTGGGAACTCATGACCCGGAACGTACCGGTAGAAGCCGAGGTCAAAACCGGGTATGCCTCCGATCTTTTGAGCGATGTCTTAGCCAATTCCATTGAAGGAGACCTGTGGGTGACCCGGCAGACGCATCTAAACATTGTAGCCATCGCGGTAATGCGCGACCTTTCGGGGATACTCCTGGCCAATGGGGCGAAGCCAGATCCGGACACGATCGAGAAGGCCGTGGAAAAGATGGTCCCTATCTTCCGCACCCACCTGCCAACTTTCGAAGTGGTAGGTCGGCTTTATCAGCTGAGAATTTCTGGAGAGCGTTAA
- a CDS encoding (2Fe-2S) ferredoxin domain-containing protein: MNVEELKKIREKTQREMDLRNGEKAIKVVVGMGTCGIAAGARPVMAAIKDELARQNAQNITVIQSGCAGFCEQEPLMDIFRSRGKKVTYGKVSPDKARKIVVEHILGGRVVNEFVFAQEK, translated from the coding sequence GTGAACGTCGAAGAACTGAAAAAAATCAGAGAAAAAACCCAAAGGGAGATGGACCTCCGCAATGGCGAGAAGGCCATCAAAGTGGTGGTAGGTATGGGAACCTGCGGCATCGCTGCGGGAGCCCGTCCCGTCATGGCAGCGATCAAGGATGAATTGGCCCGGCAGAATGCTCAAAACATAACCGTGATCCAGAGCGGGTGTGCCGGATTCTGCGAACAAGAACCCCTAATGGATATTTTTCGATCCCGGGGAAAAAAGGTGACTTACGGTAAGGTCAGTCCTGATAAGGCTCGGAAGATCGTGGTGGAACACATCTTAGGCGGACGGGTGGTGAATGAGTTCGTCTTCGCTCAGGAGAAATGA
- a CDS encoding cell division protein ZapA, which translates to MTTLSPPASRLEMMKNAIRLEILGREYTVKSDEGEERVKKIGEYVNQKIQEITEGAKTISTLNATILAALNIANDYFEVLEKQSEFTRTVQDKSGRLIEMIHSAIKED; encoded by the coding sequence TTGACCACATTATCTCCCCCAGCAAGCAGGCTTGAGATGATGAAAAACGCAATTCGTTTGGAAATTTTAGGGCGGGAATATACCGTAAAGAGCGATGAAGGGGAAGAGCGGGTTAAAAAAATTGGCGAATACGTTAATCAAAAAATCCAGGAAATTACTGAAGGCGCTAAAACGATTTCGACCTTGAACGCGACTATTTTGGCTGCCCTGAATATCGCCAATGATTACTTTGAAGTGTTGGAAAAGCAAAGTGAGTTTACTCGGACGGTCCAAGATAAATCGGGTCGGTTGATTGAAATGATTCATTCAGCAATCAAGGAGGATTGA